A portion of the Achromobacter sp. MFA1 R4 genome contains these proteins:
- a CDS encoding IS3 family transposase (programmed frameshift), with translation MSKNNANKFSPEVRERAVRLVQESRSEYPSLWVAVESIAPKIGCSAQTLLTWVKRHEVDSGQREGVNTSERERIKELERENRELRRANDILRTASGFFRAGGARPQTEVVNTYIDRHREVYGVEPICKVLQVAPSAYRRHAARLREPSRRSDRARRDEHLKPHVQRVWQENHRVYGAAKVWRQLNREGVTVARCTVERLMRAQGLQGVRRGKRLRTTIADDAASRPLDRVNRQFRADRPNQLWVSDFTYVSTWQGWLYVAFVIDVYARRIVGWRVSKSMTTDFVLDALEQALYARQPGNDGSLTHHSDRGSQYVSIRYSERLAEAGIEPSVGSRGDSYDNALAETINGLYKAELIHRRAPWKSRESVELATLEWVAWFNHKRLHSSIGYIPPAEAEANYYNQLGTTADEAVLL, from the exons ATGAGCAAAAACAACGCGAACAAGTTTTCCCCGGAAGTGCGCGAGCGCGCCGTGCGTCTGGTGCAGGAGTCCCGCAGCGAGTATCCGTCGCTGTGGGTGGCAGTCGAGTCCATCGCGCCCAAGATTGGCTGCTCGGCGCAGACGCTGCTGACCTGGGTCAAGCGCCATGAAGTCGACAGCGGGCAGCGCGAAGGCGTCAACACCAGCGAGCGCGAGCGAATCAAGGAGCTGGAGCGGGAGAACCGCGAACTGCGGCGGGCCAACGACATTCTGCGTACAGCCAGCG GCTTTTTTCGCGCAGGCGGAGCTCGACCGCAAACTGAAGTCGTAAACACCTACATCGACCGGCACCGGGAGGTCTACGGGGTCGAGCCGATCTGCAAGGTGTTGCAGGTTGCCCCGTCGGCCTATCGGCGCCACGCCGCGCGGCTACGCGAACCGTCTCGGCGCAGCGACCGCGCCCGGCGTGACGAACATCTGAAGCCGCATGTCCAGCGAGTCTGGCAGGAGAACCATCGCGTCTATGGTGCCGCCAAGGTCTGGCGGCAACTGAACCGTGAAGGCGTGACGGTCGCCCGTTGCACGGTCGAACGCCTGATGCGCGCCCAGGGCCTGCAAGGCGTGCGGCGCGGCAAGCGGCTGCGAACGACGATTGCCGATGACGCAGCCAGCCGTCCGCTGGATCGAGTCAATCGACAGTTCCGCGCCGACCGTCCGAACCAGCTCTGGGTCTCGGACTTCACCTACGTCTCGACCTGGCAGGGCTGGCTGTACGTGGCCTTCGTCATCGACGTCTACGCACGGCGCATTGTCGGCTGGCGCGTGAGCAAATCCATGACGACGGACTTCGTGCTTGATGCGCTGGAGCAGGCCCTATACGCCCGCCAGCCTGGCAACGATGGTTCTCTGACCCATCACTCCGATAGGGGATCGCAGTACGTCAGCATCCGCTATAGCGAACGCCTGGCCGAAGCGGGCATCGAGCCGTCCGTGGGTAGCCGTGGTGACAGTTACGACAACGCCTTGGCCGAGACGATCAACGGTTTGTACAAGGCCGAATTGATCCATCGTCGGGCGCCCTGGAAAAGCCGGGAATCGGTCGAACTGGCCACCCTGGAATGGGTAGCCTGGTTCAACCATAAACGCCTGCACTCATCGATCGGCTATATTCCGCCAGCCGAGGCTGAGGCAAACTACTACAACCAACTCGGCACAACCGCCGACGAGGCCGTTTTACTTTAA
- a CDS encoding phage tail length tape measure family protein produces the protein MTTAGSIVVDLLMKTGSFETDAQRASRAAQKNFKEIERQAQSAADGVNKAFAGLLSGALFGIGFGSVFGKFIEETRNAQNEQAQLAAVLRSTGQAAGYSLDQLNKMASGLSNASVFSEGDINQAQTRLLSYTGVVGEEFPRALQAVIDMSARLGTSVEQSAETIGKALDVPSQGLTALSKQGFRFTEDQKKLVEQLEAAGKTAEAQGIILGALESAYGGAAEAARDTLGGALQALQNQIDDLMTGDDGSVNGLTQAVNDFTDLLGSSETKETFATFTQFLAEIATGLVTVINEFTKAARAADSWLEAINVKVADTIFGDSDAAKEVETITKRLNENREAVEKLRAAQAANPSGKSTNMFGFEQNENYQQRINVIESAIKAGEARLVFAQGRLNSQLKSQDKALLEGFSGIGETGGIPTSGLDPIVVTGDSPPTGPKNLKNSVDQGQKLIDQLNQQIALTGELTEYEKLLEKIRLGSVTFKSQAQKDEALASAQTLDFIKEQNKAYEESQKQASEFAKLMNDLYPEKAEGDQFIAQLTLLSNALEQGWINAYQYADAVDKLNQEFEKDTGEMGEFAKEAARGIQNSLGDGLYEIMQGNFKNIGTAFLQMLQKMAADALAAQLAKKLFGDFDSGGGVGGIFGALFSGLAGSTGGGIGSATATDVYNAGGGLMYLADGGYTGPGGKYDVAGIVHRGEYVLNSDATKRLGRGFLDRLNGYADGGYVGADRGPVGLGMGGGMNLNIETRGVDIEVVEARRNEMSLIARQTVYAETPGLMQREIANPSSRASRQLGRSTDAQRRR, from the coding sequence ATGACTACAGCCGGCAGTATCGTGGTGGACCTGCTCATGAAGACTGGGTCGTTCGAAACGGACGCCCAACGTGCGTCCCGGGCGGCCCAGAAGAACTTCAAGGAGATTGAGCGCCAAGCCCAGTCCGCCGCTGATGGCGTCAACAAGGCGTTTGCTGGATTGCTGTCCGGCGCCCTTTTCGGAATTGGGTTCGGCTCGGTCTTCGGCAAGTTCATCGAAGAGACGAGAAATGCGCAGAACGAGCAGGCTCAGTTGGCCGCGGTTCTTCGCTCGACGGGGCAGGCTGCCGGGTACTCCCTCGACCAGCTGAACAAGATGGCGTCTGGCCTTTCTAATGCCAGCGTCTTCAGTGAGGGGGATATCAACCAGGCGCAAACGCGGCTGCTGTCTTATACCGGCGTCGTTGGCGAAGAGTTCCCGAGGGCGCTCCAGGCGGTCATTGATATGTCCGCGCGTCTGGGAACTTCAGTTGAGCAATCGGCCGAGACAATCGGCAAGGCGCTGGATGTTCCTAGCCAGGGACTTACGGCGCTCTCTAAGCAGGGTTTCCGCTTTACCGAAGACCAGAAGAAGCTGGTTGAGCAGCTGGAGGCGGCTGGTAAGACTGCCGAAGCGCAAGGCATCATTCTTGGCGCTCTGGAATCGGCTTACGGCGGGGCTGCTGAGGCTGCGCGGGACACGTTGGGCGGCGCGCTTCAAGCTCTCCAGAACCAGATCGATGACCTGATGACAGGGGACGACGGCAGCGTTAATGGGCTTACCCAAGCAGTAAACGATTTCACGGACCTGCTAGGGTCATCCGAGACCAAGGAGACATTCGCCACTTTCACGCAATTCCTGGCTGAGATTGCGACTGGTCTCGTTACTGTTATCAACGAATTTACCAAGGCTGCGCGAGCGGCGGATAGTTGGTTGGAGGCAATCAACGTCAAGGTCGCTGACACCATCTTTGGTGACTCGGATGCTGCCAAGGAAGTCGAGACAATTACAAAGCGGCTGAATGAGAACCGGGAAGCCGTTGAGAAGCTGCGCGCTGCGCAGGCTGCCAATCCTTCCGGTAAGTCGACGAATATGTTCGGCTTCGAGCAAAACGAGAACTATCAGCAACGTATCAATGTAATTGAGTCTGCTATTAAGGCAGGAGAGGCACGACTAGTTTTCGCTCAAGGTAGATTAAATAGCCAACTAAAGAGCCAGGACAAGGCGCTTCTTGAAGGCTTCTCGGGTATAGGCGAGACGGGGGGGATACCAACTTCGGGCTTGGATCCTATTGTCGTCACCGGAGACTCGCCGCCTACAGGGCCCAAGAATCTAAAGAATAGTGTCGATCAGGGCCAGAAGCTAATCGACCAGCTTAACCAGCAGATCGCTCTCACTGGCGAACTGACCGAGTACGAAAAGCTCTTGGAGAAGATCCGGCTAGGCTCGGTGACGTTCAAGAGCCAGGCCCAGAAAGATGAAGCGCTAGCTTCGGCCCAGACCCTGGATTTCATCAAAGAGCAGAACAAGGCGTATGAGGAATCGCAGAAGCAGGCGTCTGAATTCGCCAAGCTGATGAACGACCTCTATCCCGAGAAGGCGGAGGGCGATCAGTTCATTGCTCAGCTCACTCTACTATCAAATGCTCTGGAGCAAGGCTGGATCAATGCCTACCAGTACGCAGATGCAGTCGACAAGCTGAACCAGGAGTTCGAGAAAGACACTGGGGAGATGGGGGAGTTCGCCAAGGAGGCTGCCCGGGGAATACAGAACTCTCTGGGAGATGGTCTGTACGAGATCATGCAGGGCAATTTCAAGAACATCGGTACTGCCTTCCTCCAGATGCTGCAGAAGATGGCCGCTGATGCCCTGGCTGCCCAGCTTGCGAAAAAGCTGTTTGGAGATTTTGATTCGGGCGGTGGGGTGGGCGGCATATTTGGCGCCTTGTTCAGCGGACTTGCTGGCAGCACAGGCGGCGGCATTGGATCGGCGACAGCGACTGACGTCTATAACGCGGGTGGAGGGTTGATGTACCTGGCAGACGGTGGGTACACAGGGCCGGGCGGCAAGTACGACGTGGCCGGCATCGTCCACCGAGGCGAGTATGTGTTGAATTCTGACGCGACCAAGCGTCTCGGCCGTGGCTTCTTGGATCGGCTCAATGGTTACGCTGATGGTGGTTATGTTGGCGCTGACCGTGGCCCGGTCGGATTGGGGATGGGCGGCGGGATGAACCTGAACATTGAGACTCGTGGCGTTGACATAGAGGTGGTGGAAGCTCGCCGCAACGAGATGTCTTTGATTGCCAGGCAGACCGTGTATGCCGAAACGCCGGGCTTGATGCAACGAGAAATCGCGAACCCGAGTAGCCGAGCATCCCGGCAGCTTGGTCGTAGCACCGACGCGCAGCGTAGGCGGTAA
- a CDS encoding DUF1833 family protein, translated as MTDASSQYIDFFFGAPSSVAEIQTIEISQPSFSQVWRLQSSYRNGLTARLETGEQVSFIYVPMRIKPLDERANLDFGLTVTLGDLGEILPDEIQRARAAGTLKSNPPIVKYRAYRNDDLEAPMFGPVSLQARQIARTGEGAKFNATAPEANANKTGVLYRSDIFPMLQGFL; from the coding sequence ATGACTGACGCCTCGTCCCAATACATCGACTTTTTCTTTGGGGCGCCTTCGAGCGTGGCCGAGATTCAGACGATTGAAATCAGCCAGCCAAGTTTTTCGCAGGTTTGGCGGTTGCAGTCCTCCTATCGAAACGGTCTGACAGCTAGGCTAGAAACCGGTGAACAGGTTAGCTTTATCTATGTGCCAATGCGAATCAAGCCCCTTGACGAGCGTGCGAATCTAGACTTCGGACTAACGGTAACGCTGGGGGACTTGGGTGAAATACTCCCCGACGAGATCCAACGTGCAAGAGCGGCTGGGACGCTTAAAAGCAACCCACCTATAGTGAAGTACCGAGCCTACAGAAATGACGATCTGGAAGCGCCTATGTTTGGCCCTGTGTCTCTCCAAGCTAGACAAATTGCTAGGACGGGTGAAGGAGCGAAGTTCAATGCAACGGCTCCGGAAGCGAACGCCAATAAGACCGGCGTTCTGTACCGATCAGACATCTTCCCTATGCTGCAAGGTTTCCTGTGA
- a CDS encoding DUF3168 domain-containing protein codes for MLPKVFPVLTTPAVLAIVGGNPVRIFRHGAAPQDTAKPYVTWFEVTGQPYDQISGTPCGDFDSVQIDCWSMDDTQVESLARAVRDAVDAAGFSNRLVINHRDPDTKLYRIGLQADFINSSR; via the coding sequence ATGCTGCCCAAGGTATTCCCAGTTCTAACGACGCCTGCAGTGCTTGCCATTGTTGGCGGAAATCCAGTCCGAATCTTCCGGCACGGTGCCGCGCCGCAGGACACGGCCAAGCCGTACGTCACATGGTTCGAGGTGACCGGTCAGCCGTATGACCAAATCAGCGGTACGCCGTGCGGAGACTTTGACAGCGTGCAAATCGATTGCTGGTCCATGGACGACACCCAGGTTGAAAGCCTGGCGAGAGCCGTGCGCGACGCAGTGGACGCCGCTGGGTTCTCTAATCGTCTGGTCATCAACCACCGCGACCCTGACACCAAGTTGTATCGCATCGGCCTCCAGGCCGATTTCATCAACTCCAGCCGTTAA
- a CDS encoding phage tail tube protein, producing MSNGSVKSQGTALYLRMVDSGGATLVLMECPTGISGLGGPADQIDDTCLSETVDRSFVRGLGNPGQVSVPFILKPMAVSHQELFALKDEGETLEWIACLSDGTAAPTLNSADSIQPPADRTSFMFYAYIADVNIDIASNDVVKGTLTLQRSGRVIPTWKA from the coding sequence ATGAGCAATGGAAGCGTTAAGAGCCAAGGCACCGCCCTCTACCTGCGTATGGTGGACTCTGGCGGCGCGACCCTCGTCTTGATGGAATGCCCCACCGGCATTAGCGGTTTGGGCGGCCCAGCCGACCAGATCGATGATACGTGCCTGAGCGAGACCGTCGATCGCAGTTTCGTCCGCGGACTCGGTAACCCCGGTCAGGTCTCGGTGCCGTTCATCCTAAAACCGATGGCTGTCAGCCATCAAGAACTATTCGCCCTGAAGGACGAAGGCGAAACTCTGGAATGGATCGCCTGCCTGTCGGACGGTACTGCCGCGCCGACGCTCAACTCGGCCGATAGCATCCAGCCGCCTGCCGACCGAACGTCGTTCATGTTCTACGCCTACATCGCAGACGTGAACATCGATATCGCTTCGAACGACGTCGTGAAGGGCACCCTGACGCTGCAGCGTTCGGGCCGCGTTATCCCGACCTGGAAGGCGTGA